A single genomic interval of Pseudomonas sp. FeN3W harbors:
- a CDS encoding antitoxin Xre-like helix-turn-helix domain-containing protein: protein MHAASKTLAFSKDQGSVILRTALRILEKWKSTTEQVCSILRVSRSSISHAQQGKGVELDFDQLERASIVLNCHASLRLNRPGNSGGSLV, encoded by the coding sequence ATGCATGCAGCATCCAAAACCCTTGCATTCTCAAAGGATCAGGGCAGCGTGATTCTCCGAACGGCACTGAGAATCCTAGAGAAATGGAAGTCTACTACTGAGCAGGTGTGCAGTATTCTTCGTGTCTCGCGCAGCAGCATTTCCCATGCTCAGCAGGGCAAGGGCGTGGAACTCGACTTCGATCAACTGGAGCGGGCCAGCATCGTATTGAACTGCCACGCCAGCTTGCGACTGAACCGCCCCGGGAATTCCGGAGGCTCTTTGGTGTGA